Proteins from a single region of Haloplanus sp. GDY1:
- a CDS encoding DUF63 family protein, with protein MPTVAERLGVEPARLWLGSVLTLLAALIGGSLAFPRAVYDGFVWHFFWGPVQADANAAVCAIREGGTTRYLYDAAACRAAAEPVAYPGYTLVSEVGYVIVLLIALSGLVFVLRRLEVGSDRELFYALLPFVFFGGALRVVEDVTDTAGPAALVDYPLNTLIISPIIYFTVFAVTLLALVGSVALERSKAVEDYTRPLAGSGVVVLVATLAFLLWSALSPDGPGTFHPQVLIVTLAGATAAAGGTWWLVERYAPAVNAGTGRIGFVVVWGHAVDGVANVVGLDWMVALGAGPNLVPKHPVNSAIVDITAATLPASVLALTGDTWPFLVVKLVAATLVVWLFDERIFEESPQYTILLLIAILAVGLGPGTRDMLRATFGV; from the coding sequence ATGCCCACCGTCGCGGAACGCCTCGGCGTCGAACCGGCGCGGCTCTGGCTCGGATCGGTCCTCACCCTGCTGGCCGCGCTGATCGGCGGGTCGCTCGCCTTCCCACGCGCCGTCTACGACGGCTTCGTCTGGCACTTCTTCTGGGGGCCGGTGCAGGCCGACGCCAACGCGGCCGTCTGTGCCATCCGCGAGGGCGGCACCACCCGGTACCTCTACGACGCGGCGGCGTGCCGGGCCGCCGCCGAACCCGTCGCGTACCCGGGGTACACGCTCGTCTCGGAGGTCGGGTACGTGATCGTCCTCCTGATCGCGCTCTCCGGCCTCGTCTTCGTGTTGCGGCGACTGGAGGTCGGCTCGGACCGGGAGCTCTTCTACGCCCTCCTGCCGTTCGTCTTCTTCGGCGGGGCGCTCCGGGTCGTCGAGGACGTGACCGACACCGCCGGCCCCGCGGCGCTCGTGGACTACCCGCTGAACACGCTCATCATCAGCCCGATCATCTACTTCACCGTCTTCGCGGTGACGCTCCTGGCGCTCGTCGGGAGCGTGGCCCTCGAGCGCAGCAAGGCCGTCGAGGACTACACCCGGCCGCTCGCCGGGTCGGGCGTCGTCGTCCTCGTCGCGACGCTCGCCTTCCTGCTGTGGAGCGCCCTCTCGCCGGACGGCCCGGGCACCTTCCACCCGCAGGTGCTGATCGTCACCCTCGCCGGCGCGACGGCCGCGGCCGGGGGCACCTGGTGGCTGGTCGAGCGCTACGCCCCCGCGGTCAACGCGGGCACCGGCCGGATCGGCTTCGTCGTCGTCTGGGGCCACGCCGTCGACGGCGTCGCCAACGTCGTCGGCCTCGACTGGATGGTCGCGCTCGGCGCCGGGCCGAACCTGGTGCCCAAGCACCCGGTCAACAGCGCCATCGTCGACATCACGGCCGCGACGCTCCCGGCGTCGGTGCTCGCGCTCACCGGCGACACCTGGCCGTTCCTCGTCGTGAAACTCGTCGCGGCGACGCTCGTCGTCTGGCTGTTCGACGAACGGATCTTCGAGGAGAGCCCGCAGTACACCATCCTGCTGTTGATCGCCATCCTCGCGGTGGGGCTGGGTCCCGGCACGCGGGACATGCTCCGGGCGACGTTCGGCGTCTAG
- a CDS encoding phosphoribosylglycinamide synthetase C domain-containing protein has product MDSNHFLFVSADAALITDLAWQVHEEGHDVKYYIEAESDKEIGNGFVPKTDDWRAEVEWADVIVFDDIWVGSDVGTGALARDLREQGKAVVGGTPNTDRLEEDRGYAMEVLEEHGVDTVEHHVFEDFDAGIQHVQANPAPYVIKPLGEVQNVKRLLYVGNEDDGSDVVDVLRAYEKAWGHRMKGFQLQRKVEGVEVAICGFFDGERFIDQVNFNFEHKKLFPGNIGPSTGEMGTSMFWGGRNKLFEETFGKLEGWLAEEGYVGSIDLNCIVNETGIYPLEFTPRFGYPTIALQEESFESATGQFFYDLAHGNDPELAVHNGYQIGVRVVLPPFPFDDEKTYDENSRNAAVVFDTESREGIHLEDTKRVDGQWRVAGESGMPLVVTGKGETMQNARERAYERVDNIVIPNLYYRDDIGERWTDGDGDRLQAWGYLGPQP; this is encoded by the coding sequence ATGGACTCCAATCACTTCCTCTTCGTTTCGGCCGACGCCGCACTGATCACCGACCTCGCGTGGCAAGTCCACGAGGAGGGCCACGACGTGAAGTACTACATCGAAGCCGAATCGGACAAAGAGATCGGCAACGGGTTCGTCCCGAAGACGGACGACTGGCGTGCGGAGGTGGAGTGGGCCGACGTCATCGTCTTCGACGACATCTGGGTCGGCTCGGACGTCGGAACCGGCGCGCTCGCCCGGGACCTCCGGGAGCAGGGGAAGGCCGTCGTGGGTGGCACGCCGAACACCGACCGCCTCGAAGAGGACCGCGGCTACGCGATGGAGGTCCTCGAGGAACACGGCGTCGATACCGTCGAGCACCACGTCTTCGAGGACTTCGACGCCGGCATCCAGCACGTCCAGGCGAATCCGGCCCCGTACGTGATCAAACCGCTCGGGGAGGTCCAGAACGTCAAGCGACTCCTCTACGTCGGGAACGAGGACGACGGCAGCGACGTCGTCGACGTCCTTCGAGCCTACGAGAAAGCGTGGGGGCACCGGATGAAGGGCTTCCAGCTCCAGCGGAAGGTCGAGGGCGTCGAGGTCGCCATCTGCGGGTTCTTCGACGGTGAGCGGTTCATCGACCAGGTCAACTTCAACTTCGAGCACAAGAAACTGTTCCCGGGAAACATCGGCCCGTCGACGGGCGAGATGGGCACGTCGATGTTCTGGGGCGGGCGAAACAAGCTGTTCGAGGAGACGTTCGGAAAGCTCGAAGGCTGGCTCGCCGAGGAGGGCTACGTCGGGAGCATCGACCTCAACTGCATCGTCAACGAGACCGGCATCTACCCGCTGGAGTTCACCCCGCGGTTCGGGTATCCGACCATCGCGCTGCAGGAGGAGTCCTTCGAATCCGCGACCGGGCAGTTCTTCTACGACCTCGCACACGGAAACGACCCAGAACTGGCGGTGCACAACGGCTACCAGATCGGTGTGCGTGTCGTCCTCCCGCCGTTCCCGTTCGACGACGAGAAGACCTACGACGAGAACTCCCGCAACGCCGCGGTCGTCTTCGACACCGAGAGCCGCGAAGGGATCCACCTGGAGGACACGAAACGGGTCGACGGACAGTGGCGGGTCGCCGGCGAGAGCGGCATGCCCCTCGTCGTGACCGGGAAGGGCGAGACCATGCAGAACGCGCGGGAACGGGCCTACGAGCGCGTCGACAACATCGTCATCCCGAACCTCTACTACCGCGACGACATCGGCGAGCGCTGGACCGACGGCGACGGCGACAGACTGCAGGCGTGGGGGTATCTCGGGCCGCAGCCGTAG
- a CDS encoding DUF4013 domain-containing protein: MAVDLERLVRYPATGDDWAKTLLVGGLLTALSVLIVPAFLLYGYLLRVLRDGMAEGREPPVFDDWWTLLRDGVVAVLIVLVYQFVPLLVAALTVGGSVLALLTGSEVGVGVGLFGLLAGLALSAALALVFGYVTPIGVANYTREGTAGAAFDTGVLRDVALDGAYAVAWLYGVALLLAASVVAGLLGFVPVVGVFVGFYAQVAAAWVWGKGFADAMGLDGAVESASPSTA; this comes from the coding sequence ATGGCCGTCGACCTCGAACGACTCGTGCGCTACCCGGCGACCGGCGACGACTGGGCGAAGACCCTGCTCGTCGGTGGCCTGCTGACGGCGCTGTCGGTGTTGATCGTGCCCGCCTTTCTCCTGTACGGCTACCTCCTTCGCGTCCTCCGGGACGGGATGGCCGAGGGGAGGGAACCACCCGTCTTCGACGACTGGTGGACGCTCCTTCGCGACGGCGTCGTCGCCGTCCTGATCGTCCTCGTCTACCAGTTCGTCCCGCTGCTCGTGGCGGCGCTGACGGTCGGTGGCTCGGTGCTGGCGCTGCTCACCGGGTCGGAGGTCGGCGTGGGAGTCGGGCTGTTCGGACTGCTCGCGGGGCTCGCGCTCTCGGCGGCGCTCGCCCTGGTCTTCGGCTACGTCACGCCGATCGGCGTCGCCAACTACACCCGCGAGGGGACGGCCGGCGCGGCGTTCGACACCGGAGTGCTCCGGGACGTCGCCCTCGACGGCGCCTACGCCGTCGCGTGGCTCTACGGCGTCGCGCTCCTCCTCGCGGCGAGCGTCGTCGCCGGACTCCTCGGGTTCGTCCCCGTGGTCGGCGTGTTCGTCGGCTTCTACGCACAGGTCGCGGCCGCCTGGGTCTGGGGGAAGGGCTTCGCCGACGCGATGGGGCTCGACGGTGCGGTCGAGTCGGCGTCGCCGTCGACCGCCTGA
- a CDS encoding CBS domain-containing protein yields the protein MTSTLVADAMTAPMLTLDAETPVDEAAQGMLEAGIKSLVVVGEGCRPEGIFTSTDALRVAADGRPTDEATVGEYMTTTVETVSPDDPLSTVARRMVEADVSHLPVTDADGNGVGILTTTDLAEALSAAEAPTGST from the coding sequence ATGACATCCACGCTGGTCGCGGACGCGATGACCGCACCGATGCTCACGCTGGACGCGGAGACCCCGGTCGACGAGGCGGCCCAGGGGATGCTCGAAGCGGGGATCAAATCGCTCGTCGTCGTCGGGGAGGGCTGCCGTCCGGAGGGCATCTTCACCTCGACGGACGCGCTGCGGGTCGCGGCCGACGGGCGACCGACCGACGAGGCGACCGTCGGTGAGTACATGACGACGACGGTGGAGACGGTCAGCCCCGACGACCCGCTCTCGACCGTCGCCCGCCGCATGGTCGAGGCGGACGTCAGCCACCTGCCGGTGACCGACGCCGACGGCAACGGGGTGGGGATCCTGACGACGACGGACCTGGCCGAGGCGCTGTCGGCCGCCGAGGCGCCGACCGGGTCGACGTAG